The Eriocheir sinensis breed Jianghai 21 chromosome 24, ASM2467909v1, whole genome shotgun sequence genome contains a region encoding:
- the LOC127002968 gene encoding protein slowmo-like encodes MKIWTSEHIFSHPWETVTQAVWRKYPNPHNPAVVGTDVIERNVVGGVLHTHRLISSRWGLPGWAQTILGADRVCYGYEHSEVDPESRTMTMRTRNLTFASTVSMDERLVYSPDPSNNENTVLRQETIITVKGVPLTSYMENYLLNSISNNSFKGRDALEFVISKINREVEELVSTYKRSTSEIFDHTKRSLGEITESALRSVDDISHAAKKSVDGLSDAAKKSIDDISCVAKKGIDTFTQPNTFAQPNSQGSMPRI; translated from the exons CCACCCCTGGGAGACAGTTACTCAGGCTGTGTGGCGGAAATACCCCAACCCTCACAACCCGGCGGTGGTGGGGACGGACGTGATCGAACGCAACGTGGTAGGCGGCGTTCTTCACACCCACCGCCTCATCAGCTCGCGGTGGGGCCTCCCGGGCTGGGCGCAGACG ATCCTTGGGGCGGACCGCGTGTGCTATGGATACGAACACTCCGAGGTGGACCCTGAAAGCAGAACCATGACCATGAGAACCAGAAAC CTCACCTTCGCCAGTACGGTCAGCATGGATGAGCGGCTGGTCTACTCTCCCGACCCCAGCAACAACGAGAACACTGTGCTGCGGCAGGAGACCATCATCACGGTGAAGGGCGTCCCCCTCACCTCGTACATGGAAAACTACCTCCTCAACAGCATCTCCAATAACTCCTTCAAG GGCCGTGACGCTTTGGAGTTCGTCATCTCCAAGATCAACCGGGAGGTGGAGGAGCTCGTGTCCACCTACAAGCGCAGCACCTCCGAGATCTTCGACCACACCAAACGCTCGCTGGGGGAGATCACCGAGTCGGCCCTGCGCTCTGTTGACGACATATCCCACGCCGCCAAGAAGTCCGTCGACGGGCTTTCGGACGCTGCCAAGAAGTCCATCGACGACATTTCCTGCGTCGCCAAGAAGGGAATCGACACCTTCACACAACCCAACACCTTCGCCCAACCCAACTCCCAAGGTTCCATGCCTAGGATATGA